The sequence below is a genomic window from Globicephala melas chromosome 14, mGloMel1.2, whole genome shotgun sequence.
GGTCGTTTCTCCTCTCTTATCCAGGTCATTTCTCGTGGGCCTTAGTGAGTTTCTGCTGCGGGAAGCCATCCTTTTAAAGGATTCTCTAAGAGTGTCATTGCTGGCTGACAGGTTCCCTGGTCCATAGAGCACAGACTCATCCAAAGACTGGTTGATAGGACTATGGTTTCTGCAGATATTGGTAAAGTTCATATGGATGTTGAGATTCACGATGCCCATGGTTACCAACGAAGCTGCCATCACAGAGGAGCCGACACAGAGGAGGGTTTTGCTCCCGACATGGTCTACAAGCAGGGTGGCCGGGATGGTGCTGAGGACCTTGACAACCCCAACCCCTGTGGAGGCGAGGCTGGCTGCCTCGTTGCTCTGGAAGCCGACGGACTTCAAAACAGTGGATGCATAGAATAATATGTTTGGCTGACCAGTGATTTGTACAAAAAATACCAATGTTAAGCCTATCATGATTCGGGTCCTCATGTTGTCCTTTGAACGAAACAGATCCCCAAAACTGTACTGATATTCATCTTTCAGGGAAGATTTGATCACAGTGAGTTCCTCCGTTGTATCGGAGATGGCTCTCAGCTTTCCGAGAACCTTGCTAGCAGCTTCCTCGTGTCCCTTCATCACCAGAAACCGAGGACTTGGAGGAAGAAAGTACATCGCAATCGCCTGCAAAACTCCCAAGGGAATAACAAGGCCGAACATGTATTTCCAGCCATGGGAAACATTGGCAAACGCGTAGTTTGAAATGTAGGCAAAAAGGATGCCAATGACGATCATCAGCTCGTTCAGCGACACAAGAAGGCCTCTCTTGTGTTGGGGAGCAATTTCTGCGATGTAGACACACGTGGCGATGGAAGAGAGTGAAATGGAAACCCCAATAGCAATGCGTCCCGCTATGAGAGCCGCATAAGATAAACTGATGATCAAGACCAGGCTCCCAAGTCCAAGGAGGCAGGATGAAAGGATGATGGCAGCCCTTCTTCCGCACCTGTCAATCAGGACCCCTCCGATGAGAGAGGCCAGTAGGGCCCCGATGAGGAGGGAGCTCACAACCATTTCCTGCTCGTGGCAGGTCAGGGCTAACAAGGTTCTTATCTGCAGAAGAGCCCCAGAGATGAGCCCAAGTTCATACCCCACCAGGAAGCCACTGACAGCAGCCGTGACAGATGACAGGAGAGTAAACATACCGCAACCTATgagcagagagaagaaacagGTCAGTTCTGAATTGTGTCTGATGGAGACTTAAGCTTGTCTAAGTACGTTTTTCATAGCACTGAGTATAAACACATATAATCATAGTCAAATAATACACTAACCAAAACAtgattaaagaaggaaaaatcctttttctttcatttttggggaggagaggggtggagACATTTAGAAAGTTATTTCTTCCATTTGTGATGTGATGTTGGTTTTCGTTTTGAGCAGACAGATATGCGAGATAAGCAGATGACAGATGATGAGGACTGAACAAACAAGAACATGGTTTCATTCCTGCCTTGGTGTTGGAAGAGAAATTCACAGAGCGTGGCTCCTCGGGTCCCACTGTCTAAGGCAAACCCTTGAGGGCAGGACAGAGAGTGAAGCAGCCTCCGGAAGGGCCCCAGTCTTCCCAGCGTGGAACCTGGGGCAAAATGAAGCACAGCCTCCAGGAAACCTGCCCTCCAGTCTCCTTGGCCGCAAACGGGCCACTGCTGGCTTTTGCTGAAACACATGAAGGTGTTGGGGGAGGCCAGGATGTGAGCGCCTCCATGAATTCAGAGCTGGGTCAGAAAGAAGGAGGCGGAAGTAGGTGCAGGGAAAGGACCCGACAGCATCCATCACTCACTCTGAGGAGGGAGGAACGGGCATGGGACAGGGGGAAGAAGAACAAAAGGGGCTTTATATTGTTCCATTCTTGTAGGATTAACATCTGAGGGAAAATGGTGAAACGTTAAAAGTCATTAATTTTCAGTGGTAGGTGCATAAGTGTTTGTTACATGTCTGTAACTTGTCATAACAGAAaggatacaaaacaaaaagacaaaggctTAGAGAAGAGGAtcacaggtc
It includes:
- the SLC2A12 gene encoding solute carrier family 2, facilitated glucose transporter member 12, whose translation is MVPVENAEAPSLLKPKGPAAETDGSDRDSGGRHPPWARGCGMFTLLSSVTAAVSGFLVGYELGLISGALLQIRTLLALTCHEQEMVVSSLLIGALLASLIGGVLIDRCGRRAAIILSSCLLGLGSLVLIISLSYAALIAGRIAIGVSISLSSIATCVYIAEIAPQHKRGLLVSLNELMIVIGILFAYISNYAFANVSHGWKYMFGLVIPLGVLQAIAMYFLPPSPRFLVMKGHEEAASKVLGKLRAISDTTEELTVIKSSLKDEYQYSFGDLFRSKDNMRTRIMIGLTLVFFVQITGQPNILFYASTVLKSVGFQSNEAASLASTGVGVVKVLSTIPATLLVDHVGSKTLLCVGSSVMAASLVTMGIVNLNIHMNFTNICRNHSPINQSLDESVLYGPGNLSASNDTLRESFKRMASRSRNSLRPTRNDLDKRGETTLASLSNAGLSQTEYQVITDPADVPAFLKWLSLASLLVYVAAFSIGLGPMPWLVLSEIFPGGIRGRAMALTSSMNWGINLLISLTFLTVTDLIGLPCVCFIYTIMSLASLVFVVVFIPETKGCSLEQISMELAKENYVKNNICFMSHHQEELVPKQLQKRKPQDQFLESKKLRGRGQPRQLSPET